Within the Streptomyces sp. NBC_00353 genome, the region CATCGGAAGCGTACGACCCTCCGCGCAGAAGACCGCAGGCGCTGTCGGTGATCCGGGTCACCGTTCTGTGGCGTGGTGTAGCGACGCCCTGAAATTTCCCCGTGAGACTGGAGACTGGAACGTGAGGTTCCAGCGAAAGTAGTGCCAGGTGGGTAGTGAGTATGCGAAGCGGTATTCGGAGGAGTTCAAGCGGGACGCGGTTGAGTTGGCCTGTTCCTCCGACAAGACGATCACGGAGGTCGCGCGGGATCTCGCGGTGAGCTCGGAAGCCGAAACGGATGGGTCCGCTGTCAAACGCCTCGATTGGGCGTGTAGGGTCTCGCCACTCGTGGCATAAGCCGTGCTCCTGACCAGCGAGTTCTTCGCTGTCTCACGGCGATGGCACACGGTTCAGTGTCACGAGCCGTGGCACATCCTCAGCACGCCTGCACGGACGGCGAGCGGCATAAGCCGCTGACCTGCGGGGTTTCAGTTCGATTCCGCGTTCGGTGCCAGGGGGGACACGCCGCGTGCCCTGGTCCACTCGGCC harbors:
- a CDS encoding transposase produces the protein MGSEYAKRYSEEFKRDAVELACSSDKTITEVARDLAVSSEAETDGSAVKRLDWACRVSPLVA